The sequence CCGCATTTGAAGGTTTAAGCATCGGGATGCTCATTCCCTTCTTGCAAACCCTGGCGAGCGACGGCCCGCCCTTTACCACCGGCGTTGGGTGGATTGACACCTACGTGCTGGCGGCAAGCGCCCCCACAACCGAGCGCGTGCTTCGCATCTGTGGAATCATACTCGCGGCGACGTGGCTGCGCTCCATCACCGACTATCTGAACGCCGTATACACGGCCAAGAGCCGGTCGCGCATCATCCAAAACCTGCGCGAGCGCGTTGTGGCCCAGCTTACGTCGGTGGCCTATTCATTCTACGGCACGCGCAAGCCATCCGACATCCTAAACACCGTGACAGGGGAAGTGGGCCGGGCGGCGGCCGCGCTCAACGTACTGTTCATGTTTTTTACCACCGGCGCGCTCATTGCGATGTACGCCACGGTGATGGTCTACATCTCGTGGGAGCTCTCGCTGGCGGCCTTTAGCGTCTTCCTGGTGCTGGGGCTTGGCCTCAGCCGCATCATCCACCGCGTGCGCGACAGCGGTGAGGAGATTACCCTCTCCAACATGGAGTTCACCGGGCGGGCGACCGAGTTTTTGGCCGGCGTGCGTACCATGGTGGCGTACAACACGCAGGCCTACGAGCAGCAGCAGCTTACGCAAAGCGCGATTCGCTCGGCCGATGCCGTGATTGGTACGGCCCGCACGCGCGGCCTCGTCAAGCCGCTGTCGCAGGCTGTCATCAGCTCCATCATCGTGATTATGGTGGTGTGGGCGGTGTACCGCTTTGTACTGACGGGCGCGCTGGACATGGCGTTCATCCTTACGTTCTTGTTTGCGCTGTTCCGCCTCACGCCGCTCATGCACCACGTGAACGATCAGCGGGCCGTGCTGGCCGAAACCAAGGCGGGCCTCGATGCGGTGGCCGATCTCCTTGAGACGTCAGACAAGCCCTACCTTACGTCGGGCAACCGCGCAACGCAGCCCTTGCAAACAGGCATCACCTTCGAGCATGTGCACTTCTCGTACATCCCCGAGGAGGAGGTGCTGCACGACATCAACCTGCATATTCCGCAGGGCAAAACAACGGCGCTCGTGGGCGCCTCGGGGGCCGGGAAGTCGACACTGGTCGACCTCATCCCGCGCTTTTACGACCCCACAAAAGGGCGCATCTTGTACGATGGCGAGCCGCTGGAGACGTTTGATGTGGGATCGTTGCGGAGCCGCGTGGCCATTGTGAGCCAGCAGACGCACATCTTCAACGATACGGTGACGACAAACATCGCCTACGGGCTTTCGGATGTGCCGTTTGCCGCGGTGCGCGAAGCGGCCGAGCAGGCGAATGCCCTGCAGTTTGTGGAACGGCTCGAAAACGGGTTCGACACGGTGCTAGGCGACCGCGGCGTTCGATTGTCGGGCGGGCAGCGGCAGCGCATCGCCATTGCACGCGCTATCCTGCGCAATGCCGAGATCCTGGTGCTCGATGAAGCGACGAGCAGCCTCGATAGCATTTCGGAGCGCCTCGTGCAACAGTCGCTCGAACGTCTGATGGCCGGACGCACCGTGATTGCCATTGCGCACCGCCTGTCCACCATCGAAAATGCCGACTGGGTGGTGGTGCTCGAGAACGGTCGCATCGTGGAGCAGGGCCCTTACGCCGACCTGCTGGAGCGCCAGGGGCGCCTGTGGGATTATCACTCGATCCAGTTTCAAGCGGCCTGAGGTCCCCGTGTCCTATGCCCGACGTCCGCGATATACTGAAAGAAAAACTGCCGCCTGCGCTCGTGCAGCCGTTGCGTGCAGCGTACTTCCGGCTTTTTCGCCATCCAGCGCCGCAAACCGTGCCGTTCGATGCGCTCTTTCCGGCCGTGCAAAAGCACGAGTACGTGCCGCCGCGCAGCGTACCGGTGCCCGTGATGCCGCATCCGTTTGTGCGTCAGGCCCAGTCGCTGGCCACATCTGCGTACACGATGCCCGAAGACTACGTGGCGGTGCTCGACGACGTGGAGTTCTGCCCGACGAACAACGTGGTCCTTCGCTCGGACAAGCGCATTCTGTACGAATCGCTGAATACCGGTCAGTTGCCAAACATCGACTTGCGCGCGCTCTACGTCCGCTCAACGGATCGTATTGCGGGGTACGCCACGCCGCTGCACTCGCTGTACAACAACTACTACCACGACATTGTGGATGGGCTGCCGCGGCTGTTGGCCTTGCATGGGCCGCCCTTTGATGCCCTGCCGCACATTGCTGTGCTGCATAGTGCGCCGCTTTCCGACCATCAGCGCTTTTTCGTGGAGCGGGTGCTGCCGCCCAATGCGACCCTGCGCCATGTGCCCGAAGGGCGGCGCTATGTGGTTGAGCACCTTCTGTTTACGCCGTTTAAGACGCGCCGCTTCGCCGGATACATGCCGCCCCCGTACGTGCGGGAGCTCCGCACGCGGTTTGGGCCGGATGGGCCGGTGGAGCGCGGGCGGCGGCTGTTCATCTCGCGGGAGCGGGCCGGGAAGCGATTCATTACAAACCGCGAGGCGCTGCTGCGGGAGGTGCTGGAGCCGCTGGGGTTCGAGTCGGTGACGCTGGAGACGATGGCACCCGCGGAGCAACTGGCGTGCATGCACCAAGCCGAAGCGGTGGTGGGGGCGCATGGCGCCGGACTCGCCAACGTGCTGTTTGCGCCCGCCGGCACGCGCGTGATCGAACTGTTTCCGGCCCACTTCATGGTGCCGCACTACTTCTTCTTGTGCCAGTCGCTCGGGCATCCCTATGCCGCGTGGTGCGGCACGGCCACCGCGCGTGATCCCGGCGGATTTGCGGTCGATCTAGCGGCCGTCCACGAGCGGCTACACGTTCTCCTGTCCTCACCCGCTACTGCTGCTGCGTTATGAACGCTCCCTTTTTCATTGTCGGGGCCAGCCGCTCCGGCACCACCTTGCTCCGGCTGTTGCTCAATGCGCATCCGCGGCTGGCCGTGCCCGATGAGCTCAAGTTCTTCAAGATGGCCGAAGGACGCACCGACCCGACAGCGTGGAGCCGGCCCCTTCGCGAGGGCGCGCGCGCTGCGCTGATCGATCGGTTTTGCACGTTGCATGCGTCCAAATATGAGTCGATGGAGGCTGTGCGGGCTGCGCTGGAGGGGCACGAGGCGCTCACGCTCCAATCGTTCTACGCGCTGGTGGGAGCCGCCTGGGCGCGCGAGCAGCAGAAGCCGCGCTGGGGTGAGAAAACGCCGCACAACCTCTTTTACGCCGACGTGCTTACAGCCATGTTTCCGTCGGCCGTGCTGCTGCACGTTGTGCGCGACCCCCGGGCGGTGGTGCACTCCATGAACACGATTGCGTACTACGCGCACGATCCGGTGCTCAATGCCCTCAACTGGCGGCAAGCCATTCAGGAGGGCATCCATCGAATGCAGGGCGTGCCATCGTCGCGGGTCATGACGCTGCGGTACGAAGACCTCGTGGCCGATCCGGAGGCCGTGCTGCGCGACGTATGCGACCGCCTCGGGGAAGCCTTTGATCCTGCAATGCTGGCCTTCCACCGGACGACCGAGCGCTACATGGGCGGCCCCATCCGCACGCCCGCGATTCAACAACCCGTAAATGAGCGGAGTTTGGAGAAGTGGCGCACGGGGCTATCGCGCGATGCTGTGGCACAGGTAGAGGCCATTTGCGCTGTGGAGATGGCGCGCTGGGGCTATGCCCCCACCGGCGCCCGCGAGTCGGTGCGGGCGCGTGCCGAGCGGCTCCTCAAAACGGCGTACTGGCAGGGCAAGCACCACCAGCACCGCAACCGGCGCGGCTACGAAGTGAACTACGCCATGCTGGGGCGCACCCGCGAGCGCATCCGTCGCTGGCGGTCGTCGCACGCTACGGCTCCGATGCTTGAGTCGTAGCCGGATCATGGGCGCGGATCTTGAGGGCTGAATGGGCGGTACGCTTCATCCGCGAAGCATAAAAGAGCAGGCAAAGCACATGCGTGTGCAACGGTATTTGTGGGGCAGTGCCCTAGTTGTTGCCCTAGCGGCTTGTTCTGCCTCCAAACCACCCGACGCGGCCGTTCCAACACGTCCGCCGCCGGCTCCGTCTGCCCCGCCGGTGGCCCCGGTGCCCGCCCCATCGGTTTCGCAACGCCCTGCGCCAGCGGTCGTGCGCGGACTGATCCAGCAGGCGTTACAGTCTGGAGGCAGCATTGACGAGCGCACCCTGCGCGCACGGCTCGGCAAGCCGGTGCGCATGACGACGCGTCCGGTTGCAAATGCGTACACGCCCACGCAAACCGACACCATTCGCACGCTCCACTATCCGGGCCTTGCGGCGATGCTCTACGACGTTAGTCAATCGCCCAAGACCTTGCTGGTACGCTTCTCGCTGCTAAGTGCACGTTACGCATCGCCCGAGGGCCTGCGCATTGGTGCCACGCGACAAACCATCCTGCAGCGCGTCGGCCCTCCCACAACGCGCGACGGCGCCGCCTGGATCTATCGCGAGGACGAGGGCATGCCCACGGCCATGATCCTCACCGTTCGTGACGGCCGGCTCGTGCGCATCGACTGGGAATTCTACTTTGCCTAGAGCCCGCGCCCCGCGAGCGTATGTGAATAGAGCAAAAACCCGGCACCGGCGGCACACCCCACCCGCTGTTGTGCGTTAGGAATGCTCCACGATCCTCAAGGGACGCCCGCGCATCCATGCTCGTTACCGACCTCCCGACGCCCGCGCTCCTCATCGACCGGGCGCGGCTCCTCGACAACCTCACAGCGATGGCCGAGCGCGCCACGGCGCAAAACGTCCGCCTGCGGCCGCACATCAAAACGCACAAGATGACGGCCCTGGCGCGCCTGCAGCAGGATCACGGGGCCGATGGGGTGACGGTAGCTACCGTCGACGAGGCGGAGCATTTCGCGGCCGCGGGCTTTTCCGATGTGCGGGTGGCCTATCCGGTGGTGGGCGCAGACAAACACGACCGCCTGCTTGCGCTCATGGCGGATGGCGTGGCGGTGTCGTTTACGGTGGATACGCAGGCGGGCATTGCCGGGGCCAATGCTGCGTATGCTGCGGCCGGTCGCACGGTGCCGGTACTGCTGGAAATTGATGTGGGCCACGGGCGCTGCGGTGTGGCATGGGATGCCGACGAGGCGCTGGTAGCCCACGCCCAAGCCATACAAGCGGCCGATGCGCTGCGTCTTGAGGGGCTGCTGACTCACGCCGGACAGGCCTACGGCGGCCCGCGCCCCCACGAATCCAAGACGGAGGCCTTGCAGCGCGCAAGCACGGATGAAGTGGAGCGCCTGCTTACGGCGGCTATGCACCTTCAGGCGGAAGGCCTCGTGGAGCAGCCCGAACGGTTTGTGCTGAGCGTGGGCTCGACGCCCACCATGCAGCACTTTCAGAACCAAACGAAGGGCGGCTTTCGCATCACAGAAATTCGGCCCGGCAACTATGTCTTTTACGACGCGATGCAAGTGGGCCTCGGGGCGGCGCGGCTAGAACAATGCGCACTTACGGTGTGGAGCCGCGTGGTGAGTCGGCGGCGCGAGGCCAACGGCACCGAGCGCGTGTTCGTTGATGCCGGCAAAAAGATCCTAACGACCGACACGCACGATAGCATCCGCGGACATGGGACTGTGCTTTACAACGCCCGTTACATGCGCCCACACCCGCACGCCGTCATCGACCGGCTGTCGGAGGAGCACGGTTGGCTGCGCGTGCCCGGCGGGGCCACCTTCGACGTTGGCGATGCCGTTCGCATCGTGCCCAACCACGCCTGCGTCACCGTCGCCACGCAAGATCACGCCTATCTGGTAGACGGCGATGAGGTGGTCGGTACGTGGTCGATTGCGTAGGCGACGGCTGCACGAGGAGCGCGCAGGCGGTTAGGCCGTCGTCTGCTCGCGGTAGGCTGCGGCAATGCAGCGGTCGAGTGGGAGTGGCCAATCGGCCTTGGCCTGCACCGCAAAGCCCTTCAGCTGCTTCACCTGTTGCATCTCTTCGAGCGACGCCCCGGCCTGGCGCTGGCGCGCGACGTAGCCGTAGAGGGCCGCCAAGAAATCACGCATCGCCAGCAGATCGTCCCGCGAGCCGGTGATTCCGTACGATGGATTCGGGTGTCCGTGGCCGTGAATGACGATGGTGTCGTCATCGAATCGATCGTAGAGCGTTTCCAGCGTCGTCATCCAGTTGGTGATTGAGGCGCCGCCGTCGATGTCGATAAACGGATAGACCCGGTTGAACACGAGGTCGCCGACATGTGCGATGTTGGCGTTCTGGAAAAAGACGACCGTGTCGCCGCCGGTGTGCGCCGGACCGTAGTGGTCGAGCTGCACCACCTCGCCGCCCATGTTGCGCTCCCAGTGGTCGGTGTAGGTCTGATTGGCCACCACGGGGGTAGCGCCGTCATCTGCCGCCGCGCGCTGCAACCGGGGCACGTTGGCGTGCGCCACAAACTGGCTGGCTTTGGGGCCAAGCACGGGGTTGCCGCCGGTATGATCGCCGTGGTGATGCGTGTTCACGAGCAGCGACAGTCCGCTCTCGGTGCGCGTCTGCAGCCCGGACCAACACTGCTTGGCGGTCGCTGGCATCTGCGTATCCACAACCACGAGCGCCTCGGGATGCGCCATCCAGCCGATGGTGCCGCCGCGCTGGGTGAACACGCCAATGCTGTGGCGAAGCGGCGTAAAGGCATCATCGAAGCGGGGGCGCGCGATGGACGCGAACGGTGCGGCCGCGAGCGCGGCCCCCGAGAGCTGAAGAAAGCGGCGGCGAGAAAGCATCAGACGGTCACATTTCTTTTCGAACGATTAGCAAACACGAAAGCGTACGAAGCACAGGTGCAATATGCCAACACCAATAGAAACCGTTCCGTCACAAATCCCGACGCACGCATGGAGCCACTGCATTACGACGTTTACGAAGGTCGGGGCACCGGCTGGACGTGCTTCATTCACGGGTTTATGGGATCGGCGCGCGCCTGGCAGCCCATCGTTCAGGCGCTCACAACGCGTACCAACGTGGTGTGCATCGACCTGCCCGGCCACGGACAGTCGACGGAGCGGCCGCGCTATCTGTACTCAATGGAGGGGGCTACGCAGGCGCTTGCCGATGTGTTGGATGCGCTGCGCATCACGGCGTGCACGCTCGTGGGGTATTCCATGGGCGGTCGTGTGGCGCTCTATTTTGCGTGCTTTCATCCCACGCGGGTGCAGCGGTTGCTGCTGGAGTCGGCCCATCCGGGCCTGGAGCGGGCGACGGAGCGGACGGCCCGGCGCGGCCTCGATGCCGAGCGGGCGCTGCGTATCCAAAACGACTTCCGTGGCTTTTTGGAGCGGTGGTACCGCCAGCCCCTGTTTGCATCGCTTGCGCAGCACGACCTGGTGGAGCCGATGATCGACGCCCGCATGCAAAACGACCCGTCGGAGCTTGCGCGGGCGCTGGAGGGGATGGGCACCGGCACACAGCCGCCGCTGTGGGAGGAGCTGGCCCAGTGTGCGCGTCCGGTGCGCTACATCACCGGTGCGCTGGACAGGAAGTACACGGCGGTGGCGCGTCGCATCGCGCAGCGGTGCCCGGCCGTGGGGTGCCATGTGGTAGAGGGGGCCGGCCACAACGTGCATGCCGAGCGCCCCCAGGCGTTCATCGGTCACCTCTCGGATTTCGTGCAGGCGCCGTAACGCATTCAACGATTACAGCAATCCGGTGAGGGCCTCTGCGAGGCGCGCCGGTGCAAATCGCTCCCGCTGCCGCCGCACGCCTGCGGCGAGGGTCTCGCGCATGTCGTCGCGAAAGAACCGCACGATGGCCGCGGCGAGAGCGTCGGGGTTGCGCGGAGGCACCACGAGGCCCGCCTCCTCATGCGGCACAATCTCGGCCAAGCCGCCCACATCGGTCAAAATCATGGGCCGCGCAAAGTGAAAGGCAATCTGGGCGACGCCGCTTTGCGTCGCCGACACGTACGGCTGCACCACCACATCGGCGGCCGCGAAGTAGCGCGCCACCGCCTCGTTGGGAATGTAGCGGTCGTGCCAATGCACGCGGTCGGCCAGGCCGTGCGCGTCGATGAGCCGTTGGTAGCGGGCCGGGTCGTCGTAGGCCTCGCCCGCAATGACGAGCTGCGCATTTGGGACCTCGGCAACAACGCGCGGCAGGGCCTTCAGCAACACGTCGAGGCCTTTGTAGGCCCGCACAAAGCCAAAAAAGAGAAGCACCGGTGCATTGGGCGGCAGGCCCAGGGCATCGCGCGCTGCGGACCGGTCGGGGGCGGGTCCGAACCGGGCGTACACGGGATGGTCGATCTGCGCGATGGGCGGCGCGTCGCCCACAAGGGTGCGGAGCGTATCGTGCACCGCATCCGACATCACCACGTGCCCGTGGCAGGCGCGCAGAAAGTAGCGGGCCAGCCACGCATCGCCCACATGGCGCTCGTGCGGCAAGGCGTTGTGCACCAGCGCCAGCGAGGGGATCTGCCGCCGGCGCAAGAGCCGCGCAATGGTGCCGTAGGCCGGCCCAAAGAAGGGCATCCAGTACTGAAAGATAACGGCGTCGGGCGACGGGGTGCGCAGGGCGCGTGCCGTGCGCAGCCACGACACCGGGTTGATGCTGTCGAGCAGGCGCGGAGCGGGCGCGGGCGTCGCGTGGGGTTCGAGCTGCGTTTTGCCCGGAAACAACACCGACGGGTACTGCCGCCGAAAGTTGATGCCGCGCACGTCGTGCCCCTCACTGCGAAGGACCGAAATGGTCATCTCGGTAAAATGAGCGATGCCGCCGCGATAGGGCGCCTGCGGTCCAACAACCGTCAGCGAATAAGAGGGCACGATGCAAGGGGCCAAGGGAGAAAACACGCGTGCTAATGGTGGTCATGGGGGCGGTTGGTGTTCCATAGCAGAAGCGGTGCAGGCACCTTCTGCCGTGCCAGCGGTACCTACACAAGCAGCCTGTTCATGACAACACCGCGGGGATGGCCGATAGCACGAACGCAGCGCCCGACGCAGCCCTTTACGGCCGCGATCCGTTGCCGCGCATTGTGGACGTACAGCCGCTGATGGAACGCCCGTCGCATGCCCCGGCGCAGGTGCGCCTGTACCGCCGCACGGCCGACTTCCAGGCGGTGGAGACGTCCACCGAACGCCTCTATCCGTTCTTCTTTATTTCCGATATCGACCTGCTGCGCCCGTGCCGCGACACGTTCAAGGCGCAGCGGCTAGACGGCGACAACTTTTTTCAGCATGTGGTGGTGTTTAACACGTGGGGCGATTACTGGGATGCCCTGCGCACCGTTGAGCGGGCCACGGACAGCGACGAGCGGCGGCCCGAGGAGCTCTACCTCGTAAGCAGCCCGGCCCAGCAGTACCTGATGCAGACCGGCCGCACGTGCTTCAAAGACATGACGCTCGATGACGTGCACCGCCTGCAGCTCGACATTGAGGTGTACAGTCCGGGCCGGTTTCCAAGCGCGGAGCGTCCGGAGGATGCGGTGATCATCGTGGCCCTTTCGGACAACCGCGGGTGGCAGCAGCTTTTGTACCAGGACGACGCGACCGACGAGCGCGCGCTGCTCCAGCGCCTCGTGGCTACCATCCAAGACCGCGATCCCGATGTCATTGAAGGGCACAACATCCACGCGTTCGACCTGGACTACCTCATGAAGCGGTGCGCGCTGCACGACGTGCCGTTTGCCATTGGCCGCGACGGCTCGGCGCCGCGCGTGTACGACGCCAGCATGCGCTTTGCCGAACGGGTGGTCGACTTTCCGGCGCACGCCATTGCCGGGCGGCACGTCATCGACACGTACTTTCAGGTGATGAGCTTCGATGTGTTCAAGCGCGACCTGCCGGACTATTCCCTCAAAACCGCGGCCCGCTACTTTGGCTTCGCCCCCGAGGCGCGCACCTACATCGAAGGCGCCGATATCTCCGCTGCATGGGACCACGACCGCGAGCGCTTGCTGGACTATGCCCTCGACGACGTGGTTGAGACCGAGCGCCTCGCGCGGCACCTCTCCGGCTCCTCGTTCTACCTCACGCAAATGCTGCCCATGACCTACGACGACGTGGCGCGCCGGGGCCCGGCCTCGAAGATCGAGGCGCTCTTTGTGCGCGAGTATTTGCGCCAGCGCGTGTCGATGCCGCGCAGCACGTGGGGCAGCCAGTCGATGGGCGGCTACACCGACATCTTTGTGACGGGCGTGGTGGGGCCGGTGGTGTATGCCGACGTCGAGAGCCTGTACCCGTCCATCATGCTCAACTACGACATTCAGCCGGCGGGCGACCTGCTCGACTTGTTTCCGAACCTGCTGGAGCGCCTCACCGACCTCCGCTTCGATGCCAAGCGCCAGATGAAAGCGGCCGCCGATGAGGAAGTGCGCAGCGAGTTGGATGCGCGGCAGTCGTCATACAAAATCCTGATCAACAGTTTTTACGGCATGCTGGGCTTTAGCCTGGCCACGTTTAACGACTTTGCCGAGGCCGACCGCGTGGCGCGCGTCGGGCAAAAGATCTTGCGTCACATCATGGAGGAGATCCGGGCGCGCGGCGGCACCGTGATTGAAGTCGACACCGACGGCGTGCTGTTCGTGCCGCCCGACGACGTGCGCGGCGCCGAGGCCGAACGGTCCTTTACGGTGGGGCTGACCGACGCCATGCCGCCGGGCATCCGCATCGGCTTTGACGGCCGGTTTAAGCGCATGCTTTCGTACAAGAAGAAGAACTACGCGCTGCTCACGTACGACGATACGCTGAAGTTTAAGGGCTCCTCGCTCATCTCGCGCTCGAACGAAGCCTTTGGGCGGCGGTTTGTGCGGCGCGCCATTCGCCGGCTCATCGAGGAAGACATCGCCGGGCTGCATCGCCTGTACATCGACACGCGCGAGCGCATCATCGCGCACGACTGGGACGACGTGAGCAGCTTTTCGCGCACCGAGACGCTCAAGACCACCCTGGACGCCTACGAAGACGCCGTTGCGGCCGGCGAGCGCCCGCGGGCCGCGGCGTACGAGCTGGCGCGTCAGCAGGCCGAGGCCACCGGGCAACCGGTGCGGAAGGGCGACCGCATCGCCTACTACATCACGGGCGACGACGCAAACGTGACGGCCTTCCGACACAGCAAGCGGGCCGATGCGTGGGACCCGGCCCATCCCGACGAAAACACGGCATACTACCTGAAGCGGCTCGACGAGTTTGCGCGCAAGTTCGAACCGTTCTTTACGGAGCACGACTTCCGCCTCATCTTTTCGCCCGAGGATCTGTTCGGATTTTCGGCGGAAGGCATCACCATTCAGACGCGCGAGCATGCGCCGGCGGCTTCGGAAGAGCCGACCGATGAGGTGCCGTTCTAGCCGTTGAGGGATCGTTTTTGGCAGCAAGGAATCGTGTACAGCGCGGGCTACGGATCGTTGGGATCCCACCGGCGGGGGGCGCGCAAGAGGCCGAGGGGCACCACGGTGAGGTGGTACAGGGCGTAGCCCAGCTCCCACAGCAAAAAGCCCCCCAGCAAGTCACGCGCCTTGAACGTGCGGGCGGCCGACCCCACGAGGGCCGCGTGGATGAGCAGGCGGGCAGCGAGGAGGCCAGCGCCCAGCGGGCCCAGCAGCAGCGGAGCTGCCCACAAGGCCGTGGCGCTGGTTTGGTAGAGCGTAAGGTGCACCTGCGGGGCCCGCGCGTAGTGCCAGCCCGCCGACACGTGCCGGCGCTTCCGGTGGATCCAGGCGCGCCACGTAGGCGGCGGATGCGTCGGCACGTGCGTCGCGGGGTCGGTCAGCGCCGTAACCGTGGCCGCCTGGGTCGCCTGCACGGCCTGCACGAACAGGTCGTCGTCGCCGCTCATCGAGGAGGCGCCGTTGGTAAAGCCCGCCACCGCATCGAACACGGCGCGCGGATAGCTCAGGTTGCGGCCCACGGCCATGTAGGGCCGCCCGCCGCCAATGGCCGCCGCCGTAAAAGCGCCGGTGAGCAGCGTCTCGTAGCGAGCAAGTGCGTTGAGCAGGCCC comes from Salisaeta longa DSM 21114 and encodes:
- a CDS encoding glycosyltransferase family 61 protein — its product is MPDVRDILKEKLPPALVQPLRAAYFRLFRHPAPQTVPFDALFPAVQKHEYVPPRSVPVPVMPHPFVRQAQSLATSAYTMPEDYVAVLDDVEFCPTNNVVLRSDKRILYESLNTGQLPNIDLRALYVRSTDRIAGYATPLHSLYNNYYHDIVDGLPRLLALHGPPFDALPHIAVLHSAPLSDHQRFFVERVLPPNATLRHVPEGRRYVVEHLLFTPFKTRRFAGYMPPPYVRELRTRFGPDGPVERGRRLFISRERAGKRFITNREALLREVLEPLGFESVTLETMAPAEQLACMHQAEAVVGAHGAGLANVLFAPAGTRVIELFPAHFMVPHYFFLCQSLGHPYAAWCGTATARDPGGFAVDLAAVHERLHVLLSSPATAAAL
- a CDS encoding sulfotransferase family protein is translated as MNAPFFIVGASRSGTTLLRLLLNAHPRLAVPDELKFFKMAEGRTDPTAWSRPLREGARAALIDRFCTLHASKYESMEAVRAALEGHEALTLQSFYALVGAAWAREQQKPRWGEKTPHNLFYADVLTAMFPSAVLLHVVRDPRAVVHSMNTIAYYAHDPVLNALNWRQAIQEGIHRMQGVPSSRVMTLRYEDLVADPEAVLRDVCDRLGEAFDPAMLAFHRTTERYMGGPIRTPAIQQPVNERSLEKWRTGLSRDAVAQVEAICAVEMARWGYAPTGARESVRARAERLLKTAYWQGKHHQHRNRRGYEVNYAMLGRTRERIRRWRSSHATAPMLES
- a CDS encoding MBL fold metallo-hydrolase, with product MLSRRRFLQLSGAALAAAPFASIARPRFDDAFTPLRHSIGVFTQRGGTIGWMAHPEALVVVDTQMPATAKQCWSGLQTRTESGLSLLVNTHHHGDHTGGNPVLGPKASQFVAHANVPRLQRAAADDGATPVVANQTYTDHWERNMGGEVVQLDHYGPAHTGGDTVVFFQNANIAHVGDLVFNRVYPFIDIDGGASITNWMTTLETLYDRFDDDTIVIHGHGHPNPSYGITGSRDDLLAMRDFLAALYGYVARQRQAGASLEEMQQVKQLKGFAVQAKADWPLPLDRCIAAAYREQTTA
- a CDS encoding alanine racemase, which translates into the protein MLVTDLPTPALLIDRARLLDNLTAMAERATAQNVRLRPHIKTHKMTALARLQQDHGADGVTVATVDEAEHFAAAGFSDVRVAYPVVGADKHDRLLALMADGVAVSFTVDTQAGIAGANAAYAAAGRTVPVLLEIDVGHGRCGVAWDADEALVAHAQAIQAADALRLEGLLTHAGQAYGGPRPHESKTEALQRASTDEVERLLTAAMHLQAEGLVEQPERFVLSVGSTPTMQHFQNQTKGGFRITEIRPGNYVFYDAMQVGLGAARLEQCALTVWSRVVSRRREANGTERVFVDAGKKILTTDTHDSIRGHGTVLYNARYMRPHPHAVIDRLSEEHGWLRVPGGATFDVGDAVRIVPNHACVTVATQDHAYLVDGDEVVGTWSIA
- the hepA gene encoding heterocyst formation ABC transporter subunit HepA, with the translated sequence MATSTTAGPLLSKYAILWPGIRKYWPYIAATVALSLSTAAFEGLSIGMLIPFLQTLASDGPPFTTGVGWIDTYVLAASAPTTERVLRICGIILAATWLRSITDYLNAVYTAKSRSRIIQNLRERVVAQLTSVAYSFYGTRKPSDILNTVTGEVGRAAAALNVLFMFFTTGALIAMYATVMVYISWELSLAAFSVFLVLGLGLSRIIHRVRDSGEEITLSNMEFTGRATEFLAGVRTMVAYNTQAYEQQQLTQSAIRSADAVIGTARTRGLVKPLSQAVISSIIVIMVVWAVYRFVLTGALDMAFILTFLFALFRLTPLMHHVNDQRAVLAETKAGLDAVADLLETSDKPYLTSGNRATQPLQTGITFEHVHFSYIPEEEVLHDINLHIPQGKTTALVGASGAGKSTLVDLIPRFYDPTKGRILYDGEPLETFDVGSLRSRVAIVSQQTHIFNDTVTTNIAYGLSDVPFAAVREAAEQANALQFVERLENGFDTVLGDRGVRLSGGQRQRIAIARAILRNAEILVLDEATSSLDSISERLVQQSLERLMAGRTVIAIAHRLSTIENADWVVVLENGRIVEQGPYADLLERQGRLWDYHSIQFQAA
- a CDS encoding DNA polymerase domain-containing protein produces the protein MADSTNAAPDAALYGRDPLPRIVDVQPLMERPSHAPAQVRLYRRTADFQAVETSTERLYPFFFISDIDLLRPCRDTFKAQRLDGDNFFQHVVVFNTWGDYWDALRTVERATDSDERRPEELYLVSSPAQQYLMQTGRTCFKDMTLDDVHRLQLDIEVYSPGRFPSAERPEDAVIIVALSDNRGWQQLLYQDDATDERALLQRLVATIQDRDPDVIEGHNIHAFDLDYLMKRCALHDVPFAIGRDGSAPRVYDASMRFAERVVDFPAHAIAGRHVIDTYFQVMSFDVFKRDLPDYSLKTAARYFGFAPEARTYIEGADISAAWDHDRERLLDYALDDVVETERLARHLSGSSFYLTQMLPMTYDDVARRGPASKIEALFVREYLRQRVSMPRSTWGSQSMGGYTDIFVTGVVGPVVYADVESLYPSIMLNYDIQPAGDLLDLFPNLLERLTDLRFDAKRQMKAAADEEVRSELDARQSSYKILINSFYGMLGFSLATFNDFAEADRVARVGQKILRHIMEEIRARGGTVIEVDTDGVLFVPPDDVRGAEAERSFTVGLTDAMPPGIRIGFDGRFKRMLSYKKKNYALLTYDDTLKFKGSSLISRSNEAFGRRFVRRAIRRLIEEDIAGLHRLYIDTRERIIAHDWDDVSSFSRTETLKTTLDAYEDAVAAGERPRAAAYELARQQAEATGQPVRKGDRIAYYITGDDANVTAFRHSKRADAWDPAHPDENTAYYLKRLDEFARKFEPFFTEHDFRLIFSPEDLFGFSAEGITIQTREHAPAASEEPTDEVPF
- the menH gene encoding 2-succinyl-6-hydroxy-2,4-cyclohexadiene-1-carboxylate synthase, with product MEPLHYDVYEGRGTGWTCFIHGFMGSARAWQPIVQALTTRTNVVCIDLPGHGQSTERPRYLYSMEGATQALADVLDALRITACTLVGYSMGGRVALYFACFHPTRVQRLLLESAHPGLERATERTARRGLDAERALRIQNDFRGFLERWYRQPLFASLAQHDLVEPMIDARMQNDPSELARALEGMGTGTQPPLWEELAQCARPVRYITGALDRKYTAVARRIAQRCPAVGCHVVEGAGHNVHAERPQAFIGHLSDFVQAP
- a CDS encoding glycosyltransferase: MPSYSLTVVGPQAPYRGGIAHFTEMTISVLRSEGHDVRGINFRRQYPSVLFPGKTQLEPHATPAPAPRLLDSINPVSWLRTARALRTPSPDAVIFQYWMPFFGPAYGTIARLLRRRQIPSLALVHNALPHERHVGDAWLARYFLRACHGHVVMSDAVHDTLRTLVGDAPPIAQIDHPVYARFGPAPDRSAARDALGLPPNAPVLLFFGFVRAYKGLDVLLKALPRVVAEVPNAQLVIAGEAYDDPARYQRLIDAHGLADRVHWHDRYIPNEAVARYFAAADVVVQPYVSATQSGVAQIAFHFARPMILTDVGGLAEIVPHEEAGLVVPPRNPDALAAAIVRFFRDDMRETLAAGVRRQRERFAPARLAEALTGLL